The DNA window AGCTCGGCGAGTGCTGGTTTTAGTTCCTTGTTAGCTCCGACAAAGTTTGTACCACGGTCGCTATATATGGTGATTGGTGCTCCTCTCCGGGCGATTACGTTGCGTAGAGCCATAATGCATGAGTCAGCTGTGAGAGAATGTGCAACTGCTAAATGGATGGCACGTACGGTGAGGCAGGTTACGAGGACACCCCAGCGTTTCTCCGTTCGACGACCAATGCGTACTGTCATTGGACCGAAGTAGTCCACCCCGATGTGGCTGATAGGGCGGCTGTAGGCTGCTAGGCGTGAGGCTGGTAGGTCGCTCATCATCGGTGCCCGCGGACGAGCGCGTTCATTTTTGTAGAACTGGCAGCTGTTGCGTACTGACTTGTAGAGGACCTTCAAACGGGGAATGTAGTAGCGTTGTTTCACCTCATTTATTATGGTCTCGTGATTTTGATGTAGAAACCTTTGATGAGCGTCCATCGCCAGAAGTTTGGTTACGCTATGTTTTCGGGGTAGAATGATTGGATTAGCTACACTACTATCAATAAACTTACAAGCGTTCGTTCGCCCGCGATTCCTTAGGACCCCCTTCTCATCTATGAACGGATGAAGACCAAAAAGCGGATtgcttttgcatattttgtttttcaaatgcTCTGGTTGGTTTGCGGACAAAATAGCAATCTCCTCGCTGTAAACGCTTCTCTGGGCGATCTGGTATAAGTAGGACTCGGCCTGGACTAACTCGTCGTGTGTGAGCGGTCCAGTGGATTTGGGAATATTGTGAATAGGACGCTGGAAGTTACTAATCGCTCTGAATACGTATGCTGTGGTTTTCATAAGAGCGCTCCATTGGCTAAATCTGTCTACATCGATAATCGGTTCGGGAACCTTAATGTGAAGTTGCAGGTGTGGACGTAACTCTTTGTCGATAGCTCCAAACGTTGGCAATCTGGGTGGCCACTCTTCTTTTGATTTCCATAGAAAATCGAGTCCGCGAAACCATCGACTAGAGTTGCTTAGGTCCGGAGTGCTTTTCCACTTAGTTCCATCATCTGCTAGGTTTAGTTTCGTCGGAACCCATCGCCATTCTGGTAGATTGGTCGTTTCAAGGATTTCACTAATTTGCGTTCCGACGTATTGGCTGTACCGACGATGATCCGAATAGAGCCAGCACATGACATCTCTGGAGTCTGTCCAGAAGTAGCGTTGCTGGACCTTTATAGAGAGCGACCCCATAATTGTATCCGCCAGTCTTACTCCAATAACGGCTGCTTGTAGTTCGGACCGGGGTATTGATAGAAATTTTAGTGGTGCAACCCTGGTTTTTGCCCCAACTAGTGCGCATTCAACTGTGTTCCCTTCTTGGAAGCGTAGGTAGACAACTGCTGCAAATCCATTCTCACTCGCGTCTACAAATGTATGAATTTCAACGAGGTTACTTTTTTTTACTGATGTAGTAGTCCGGAAGCATCGGGGTATTTTAATATCGGCCACTCGAGGTAGGATCTGTAACCATTTGAGCCATTTTTGAAAATGAGAGTCGTGGATTTGCTCATCCCAGTCGATGGATGCTCTCCAGATTTCTTGTAAAAGGATACGGAGGAACATCACGTAGTGGCTGATCAGGCCGAGCGGGTCAAAGACCATCATCAACGTGCGTAAGACCTCACGTTTCGTCGGTCGCTTTTTTCCGGATAGTAGGTCGGGATCATGTCTGGTAGACAGCTTGTACGTAAAACAATCTGCAGTAGTATCCCACCACATCCCAAGAACTTTCTCGGTTGTGTCTACTTCTCCAATGCTCATGCTTTTTTCCGCAGTTTCCTGTCCTTCTAAAGCAGCAACGACTGCCGGTGAATTTGAGACCCAGTTTCGCATCTCAAAGCCTCCggattcgtgtattttttttaCCCCAGCTGCTAGTTGTACTGCTTTCTCCTCCGTTTCTGCACTGATCAGCATGTCATCAACGTAGTGCTGGTGAACGATAGCGTGAACGGCATCCGGGTCTTCGTGCTCGAATTTCCTTGCGTGGGCGTTTTTAACAAACTGTGCTGTACTGGGGGAGCAGCACGCCCCGAACGACATGACCTGCATAACATACGTGCTGGGATTTTTGTCAGCTACCTTCTCCTTCCACAGAAAACGTTGATAGTGCTGATCCGCAGGTCTCATCCGGACTTGATGATACATTTCCCGGATGTCCCCGGAAACCGCCACACGGAACTCACGAAATTGAATCAGGACGGACATTAAAGACGTTAGCTGATCGGGTCCCTTGAGAAGTACGGAATTCAATGAGACTCCGTATGAAGTAGCGGCCGCGTCTCAGACGAGTCTTATTTTGCCGGGTTTGTTAGGGTTCACTACCGGAAACATCGGAAGGTACCAAACTCGTTCACGAGATGTCTTTAGTTCCTCTTCAGTAAGTTTCCTAATATAGCTTTTGCCTAGGTAGTCGTTAATTTTTGAGGTCAGTTCCTGAGCTAGGTTGTCATCCCTCTGCATCCGCCGATCGAGGCATTCCCATCGCCGTAGCGCCATTGCCCTGCTGTCCGGGAGTCTGACGTTATCGTATCGCCATAGAAGGCCGGACTCGTAACGACCTTTCGTATATCTGGTCAACGATTGCAGCAGCTCATTCGCTCTTTGATCGTCGTTGGATAGTAGCAGTTTGTTTGGTTTACTAATTCCAAGACTATCGAGCGAGAAGTACCGTTTCATGGCTTCGTGCAGTACCTCGTCTGATGTCATCTCGCATTGACATAATTGAAAATTGTGATGATTGATTTGGCTGGTGCCATTTCTCGCGCTGGAGCAGCATCCATAAATCATCCACCCTAGCCGAGTTTTGACTGCTATGGGTTCATTCGGCTTACCTTCACGGTAGTTCATCACGTTTCCCAAGCTGGCGTGATCGAGCCCAATGAGAAGTCGGGGGCTGACTTCCTGGTACGATTCCACCGGCAAACCCACCAGATGTCGGTACTTTGCTAGCATCTCCGGCATCAGTAACGTCTGCGGCCGAAGCCCTAGACTTCCGACTGTGTGTACTTCGCGAAGCGAAAGCTTCTTGGAGGGGTTTGTGACGCTTGAAATCTGGaagtttactttctgagacagATCTTCCGTTCTGTAAGCGCCACCGGTCCATCGCAGGCATAGAGACTTTGTGGGTCCTTGTACTCCCAATTCGTCAGCTAAACTCTGCTCCATCAGCGTGAGTTCAGATCCGTCGTCTATAAAGGCATAGGTTCGTACCATCTTTGATGGACCATAAAGGAGAACTGGTACGATTCTGAACAGGATCTCGGACTGCCCTTGGTGAACGTTACAACTTGTGCTGGTAGCATGATTCCTTTGAGTTTGTGGAGCTGCTCTGGCCGGGGTGGAGGATGATGTCGACGAGTGCTTTCCTTCATCGTGTAGAAGATGATGGTGCAGGTATGAGCAGCCGTCGGTACCGCACACCCTTTTCTGTTTGCACGGGCCATTGTGCTTTCGTAAGCACTTCCGACAAACTTTACACTCCCGCACTACTGCCCACTTTGAATCATAGCTAAGCTCCTTGAATCGTTTGCACTGTGCGAGCGTTAAACAGATTCCTTTGCATCCGACGCATACTTTGCCTGACTCCTTTGGAGTATAAGTTCTGCTCACCATTGGGGCGTTCGAAAGTTTTCGGTGTGACTGACAGTCCTCTTCTGCATGAAGATTCAAAAAACCATCTCTTTTTGCTGTCCTGTGTCGATTATCACCGCCGGCCAGGATTGAAACGGTGCTGGCATCCTCAGCAACGA is part of the Topomyia yanbarensis strain Yona2022 chromosome 1, ASM3024719v1, whole genome shotgun sequence genome and encodes:
- the LOC131696266 gene encoding uncharacterized protein LOC131696266 → MSVLIQFREFRVAVSGDIREMYHQVRMRPADQHYQRFLWKEKVADKNPSTYVMQVMSFGACCSPSTAQFVKNAHARKFEHEDPDAVHAIVHQHYVDDMLISAETEEKAVQLAAGVKKIHESGGFEMRNWVSNSPAVVAALEGQETAEKSMSIGEVDTTEKVLGMWWDTTADCFTYKLSTRHDPDLLSGKKRPTKREVLRTLMMVFDPLGLISHYVMFLRILLQEIWRASIDWDEQIHDSHFQKWLKWLQILPRVADIKIPRCFRTTTSVKKSNLVEIHTFVDASENGFAAVVYLRFQEGNTVECALVGAKTRVAPLKFLSIPRSELQAAVIGVRLADTIMGSLSIKVQQRYFWTDSRDVMCWLYSDHRRYSQYVGTQISEILETTNLPEWRWVPTKLNLADDGTKWKSTPDLSNSSRWFRGLDFLWKSKEEWPPRLPTFGAIDKELRPHLQLHIKVPEPIIDVDRFSQWSALMKTTAYVFRAISNFQRPIHNIPKSTGPLTHDELVQAESYLYQIAQRSVYSEEIAILSANQPEHLKNKICKSNPLFGLHPFIDEKGVLRNRGRTNACKFIDSSVANPIILPRKHSVTKLLAMDAHQRFLHQNHETIINEVKQRYYIPRLKVLYKSVRNSCQFYKNERARPRAPMMSDLPASRLAAYSRPISHIGVDYFGPMTVRIGRRTEKRWGVLVTCLTVRAIHLAVAHSLTADSCIMALRNVIARRGAPITIYSDRGTNFVGANKELKPALAELNHEKIVAEFTTPHTKWSFIPPLSPHMGGAWERLIRTVKQNLSKLLPNRLPTDESLRSTLIEVECIVNSRPLTDIPLDDDQSPVLTPNHFIFGSTGN